Proteins encoded by one window of Chryseobacterium sp. POL2:
- the pheA gene encoding prephenate dehydratase — translation MKIAFLGPKASFTQLATTQLFPNELLIPETSILDCFKAVENDKVEKAVVPLENSIEGTVSMTLDYLYKTPNVKIEAEAVMPIAHHLMVIPENRNETDFEKIYSHPQALAQSFHFLNSHFPNIVKQDFSSTAAAAKYVSENKNRKIAAVANQFTAKLYGLEIIHRNIHDFEQNHTRFIIISKNQDTYHNISLENIGKKSGLLVSLPEDYAGGLHQVLSVFAWRNMNLSKIESRTLKTGLGNYFFFLNIVGEWHPILHENALEELKALGTKVDFLGNYNEYLLES, via the coding sequence ATGAAAATAGCATTTCTTGGACCAAAAGCTTCTTTCACCCAGCTAGCGACAACACAATTATTTCCTAACGAGTTACTAATTCCAGAAACTAGTATTCTGGATTGCTTCAAAGCTGTCGAAAATGATAAAGTCGAAAAAGCAGTTGTTCCACTCGAAAACTCAATAGAAGGCACCGTTTCCATGACTTTGGATTATCTTTATAAAACGCCAAATGTCAAAATCGAAGCCGAAGCTGTAATGCCCATTGCACATCACCTTATGGTTATTCCTGAAAACAGAAACGAAACTGATTTTGAAAAAATATACTCGCATCCACAAGCCCTTGCGCAAAGTTTTCATTTTCTGAATAGCCATTTTCCAAATATTGTCAAACAAGATTTTTCTTCTACAGCAGCCGCAGCAAAGTATGTTTCCGAAAACAAAAATCGAAAAATTGCTGCCGTAGCCAATCAGTTTACTGCCAAACTTTATGGTTTAGAAATCATACATCGTAACATTCATGATTTTGAGCAAAACCATACACGTTTCATTATTATATCAAAAAATCAAGATACTTATCATAATATTTCGTTAGAAAATATCGGTAAAAAATCTGGCCTTTTGGTCAGCTTACCCGAAGATTATGCTGGAGGATTGCATCAAGTTTTATCGGTTTTTGCGTGGCGCAATATGAACCTCAGCAAAATCGAGTCAAGAACTTTGAAAACAGGTCTTGGTAATTATTTTTTCTTCCTAAATATTGTTGGCGAATGGCATCCTATTTTGCATGAAAATGCACTTGAAGAGTT